AGGCACACAATCTGGTCTAGCCAACACATTCTATGAATCCGGATCCTGACTCGAAGAACCAGTCCAGACCTTGCAATTTGGATCCCTTCGCAGCATGAGTTGGATACAAAAAGTTGCACATCCTAGTGGCCAATAGTCGCAGCACATTTGTCATGTACTCATAGTTGATCATCGCTGATCATCCAGTGCTTGTATAGACCGTCTAGGTAGCCACTAAAGAGATATGCCATGTAATTTGAGATGCTTTATGTACAGATATTGAATGCTACTTGGACACTGGAGTCATCATGCGTGATATGAACTTGTAGTAAACACAACAGACATTACATAACTTTTATCAAGGCACCATCATGCAGAGCAGATAAACAAGGTACACACTTTGCTCTCACGGTGAGACAACAATCTTGAACTCATGTGCAATGGCAGGGGCAACGCATTCACCTTGCGAagcagatgcagcagcagggtTTTCTTCTTGCCGTACTTGCTCATTGGCTTCTGTAGCAGGTGGAGTGGCAGCATTTTCTTCCTTCATAGCTTGGTTACTTGCAGCTTCCTGTATTCTTTTCTTTGCAATTTTCACCCTCTCCTCTTTCGGAAGCCGAAGCTGAATCCTCTGCTGCCTCTCTGCAAATGTCTCCAATCCCGCATGTGACATCAGGAGGGAGACAAAGGTGAGGTACTCCCCACCGGTGCCAAGGCTCTTGGCGTGCAGGTAACCCCTGCACCTTCCAGCAGAAAAACAGAGCATCTCAATCCACACACCTTCGATTACTTCCCACATCTTCTCTTCACCTAATTCCATCAGCTTTTGAGAAAGAACCCAGGAGTCGTGAACAATATTACCTTCTTCAGAGGAGCCCATCTTCTCAATTATCTTTTCTGTAACTTGTTTTTCGTCTAATAATGTTAGATCGTCATCTTTCAGGAGAGCCTCGAGTTCATTGTAGGCATCTGTGAACAAAGTTGTTCTGCTACCAGGAATAAGCATTTCAGGATTAGCAAACAGTAGATGCACCATGTAGTTGGAGATTTCCCTGCAAAGCCTGGCAGGTCTAGAATCAGGAGACGCGCCCTTATGGTGAAAGCAAAAGTCTGTGGCCACATGCCAGAGAATGATGCTCTCATCGAATGGCTTCTCTATACTCCCTCCAAGGTTTGCTTCACATCCATTGCGCTCAAGCGTCCAGTGGCCCCTGATATCACTGAACTTCCAGTAACTCTCGGTATCATTTATATAATTTATCCACCCATTTCTAACATGGCCCTGAACCAAGCCTGTAATG
The genomic region above belongs to Setaria italica strain Yugu1 chromosome VI, Setaria_italica_v2.0, whole genome shotgun sequence and contains:
- the LOC101755589 gene encoding uncharacterized protein LOC101755589 isoform X3; the encoded protein is MGLSSAVQWWEEWQLRILVLGSLAIQCYLAFFASARKKHIRPLFRFSIWLAYLGGDAIAIYALATLFNRQRKVWYTSEDGSHDLEVLWAPILLMHLGGQINISAYNIEDNELWRRHVVTAVSQDSLTGFLARKRRNTWLMGVAESKPCYSSEDITGLVQGHVRNGWINYINDTESYWKFSDIRGHWTLERNGCEANLGGSIEKPFDESIILWHVATDFCFHHKGASPDSRPARLCREISNYMVHLLFANPEMLIPGSRTTLFTDAYNELEALLKDDDLTLLDEKQVTEKIIEKMGSSEEGNIVHDSWVLSQKLMELGEEKMWEVIEGVWIEMLCFSAGRCRGYLHAKSLGTGGEYLTFVSLLMSHAGLETFAERQQRIQLRLPKEERVKIAKKRIQEAASNQAMKEENAATPPATEANEQVRQEENPAAASASQGECVAPAIAHEFKIVVSP